DNA from Pseudocitrobacter corydidari:
CTGCTTTCGGGATCTGGCTTTCATGCGCCAGAAACAGCCAGCAGCGGCCAAAAATGCGTTCAAGCTCCAGTTGATAGATGTCAGGATCGGTGTAAATGCGCGGGGTGACGCTCCCGTTGTGGGTGTCGATCAGAGAGTAGATGTCTACAGGTGTTTTCGTGGTCATATCGTTATCTCGTGGGTAAGAGGTATTGACCTTCTGGTTTTTGTGTCTTTACTATGTTGCTAATTGGTTGTTGTTATGTGAAATACTTAATTTCTACCAGCTGAGACGTTTTATCTATGACAGGGAGAAGGGCATGGAACTGAGACACCTTCGCTACTTTGTGGCCGTTGCGCAGGAGCTGAACTTCACGCGCGCGGCGGAAAAACTGCATACCTCGCAGCCGTCGCTCAGTAGCCAGATTCGCGACCTGGAACAGTGCGTGGGCGTCTCGCTGCTGGAAAGAGATAAACGCAAAGTGACGTTGACCACGGCGGGTGAATGCTTTCTTACCGATGCGCTGGCGATCCTTGACCAGGCGGAGCAGGCGAAAGCCCGCGCGCGTAACGCCGCGCTTCTGGGGAATCATCTGGTGATTGGTTTTGTGCCCTCGGCGGAAGTCAATTTGCTGCCGAAAGTGATGCCGCTGCTGCGCTTGCGCCAACCCGAAACGCAAATTGAACTGGTGAGCCTGATAACCACCCAGCAGGAAGAAAAACTGCGTAGCGGCGAGCTGGATGTCGGCCTGATGCGCCATCCCATCTACCACCCGGAAATTGATTATCTGGAGCTGTTCCATGAACCGCTGGCGGTGGTGATGCCCGCCACGCATCCGCTGGCGCGTGAGCGCAAAATCAGCGCGGCGCAGCTGAATGACGTCGAATTTATCAGTACCGATCCCGCTTATTCCGGTGCGTTGGCGTCGATTGTCGATAAGTGGCTTACCGATCAGCAGTGTCAGCCGAAGATTGTACAGATGGCGACCAATATTCTGGTCACCATGAATCTGGTGGGCATGGGGCTCGGCGTGTCGCTGATCCCCGGTTATATGCAGAGTTTCAATACCGGGCAGGTGGTGTTCCGCCCGCTGGCTGGCGATGCGCCGACGATTGCGTTGCTGATGGCGTGGAAAAAGGGCGAGCTGAAACCGGCGCTGCGCGATTTTATCGATATTGTGAAGACGCGGTGTGAGTTGCTGTAGCTCTCACATTTTTATGAATCCGGTGTGCGGTCATCGAAAATAGGTGATGGAGATCACGATTTTTAACCCATACTCGCGCCAGGCAAACGTTTTACCGCCAGACTGTCGCCTCCATTCTGGAGGAAATCATGGTCTTGCACTCAACGCGTTGGCTGGCGCTCAGTTACTTCACCTACTTTTTCAGCTACGGTATTTTTCTGCCTTTCTGGAGCGTCTGGCTCAAGGGCGCGGGGCTAACGCCTGAAACCATCGGCGTTCTGCTTGGCGCGGGCCTGGTGGCGCGTTTTCTCGGTAGCCTGCTGATTGCACCGCGCGTTAGCGATCCCTCCCGATTAATCAGCGTGCTGCGCATTCTGGCGCTATTAACCCTTCTGTTTGCGATGGCCTTCTGGGCCGGTAGCCATGTTGCCTGGCTGATGGCGGTGATGATTGGCTTTAACCTCTTTTTCTCGCCGCTGGTACCGCTGACCGATGCACTTGCCAATACCTGGCAAAAGCAAATCACCATGGATTATGGCCGCGTGCGCCTGTGGGGCTCAATTGCCTTTGTGATTGGTTCGGCGCTGACGGGCAAACTGGTTAGCCTGTTTGATTATCATGCGATTCTGGTGCTGCTGAGCTTAGGCATAGCTTCAATGCTGCTCGGCATGCTACTGCGGCCTTCAGTGATGCCGCAGGGGGAATCGCGTCATCAGGAAGCGGCAGGCTGGCCAGCATGGCGTACGCTGGTGGTGCAGAGCTGGCGCTTCCTCGCCTGCGTGTGCCTGTTGCAGGGCGCGCATGCGGCCTACTATGGATTCAGCGCCATCTACTGGCAGGGCGCGGGCTATTCGGCGTCGGCGGTAGGGTATCTCTGGTCGCTTGGCGTGGTGGCAGAAGTGGTGATTTTTGCCCTGAGCAAGAAAGTGTTCCGCCGCTTTAGCGCGCGCGACCTGCTGCTGCTGTCGGCAGTGTGCGGCGTGATCCGCTGGGGAATTATGGGCTGGACTACGGAATTACCGTGGCTGATT
Protein-coding regions in this window:
- the hcaR gene encoding DNA-binding transcriptional regulator HcaR; amino-acid sequence: MELRHLRYFVAVAQELNFTRAAEKLHTSQPSLSSQIRDLEQCVGVSLLERDKRKVTLTTAGECFLTDALAILDQAEQAKARARNAALLGNHLVIGFVPSAEVNLLPKVMPLLRLRQPETQIELVSLITTQQEEKLRSGELDVGLMRHPIYHPEIDYLELFHEPLAVVMPATHPLARERKISAAQLNDVEFISTDPAYSGALASIVDKWLTDQQCQPKIVQMATNILVTMNLVGMGLGVSLIPGYMQSFNTGQVVFRPLAGDAPTIALLMAWKKGELKPALRDFIDIVKTRCELL
- a CDS encoding 3-phenylpropionate MFS transporter, whose translation is MVLHSTRWLALSYFTYFFSYGIFLPFWSVWLKGAGLTPETIGVLLGAGLVARFLGSLLIAPRVSDPSRLISVLRILALLTLLFAMAFWAGSHVAWLMAVMIGFNLFFSPLVPLTDALANTWQKQITMDYGRVRLWGSIAFVIGSALTGKLVSLFDYHAILVLLSLGIASMLLGMLLRPSVMPQGESRHQEAAGWPAWRTLVVQSWRFLACVCLLQGAHAAYYGFSAIYWQGAGYSASAVGYLWSLGVVAEVVIFALSKKVFRRFSARDLLLLSAVCGVIRWGIMGWTTELPWLIVAQILHCGTFTVCHLAAMRYIAARQGSEVIRLQAVYSAVAMGGSIAVMTVFAGFLYQHLHQGVFWVMALVALPALILRPKAVTA